The following proteins are encoded in a genomic region of Arcobacter suis CECT 7833:
- a CDS encoding HP0268 family nuclease, which yields MELLFARNELNEKPKKVQLDKIKEDLKKDGQKIFYFDRDNSHKDMMALVDALEADGCNVYFREVKYGLADDEYMYEVHAL from the coding sequence ATGGAATTATTATTTGCAAGAAATGAGTTAAATGAAAAACCAAAAAAAGTGCAATTAGATAAAATAAAAGAAGATTTGAAAAAAGATGGTCAAAAGATTTTCTATTTTGATAGAGATAATTCTCACAAAGATATGATGGCATTAGTTGATGCTTTAGAAGCAGATGGATGTAATGTTTATTTTAGAGAAGTTAAATATGGTTTAGCTGATGATGAGTATATGTATGAGGTTCATGCACTTTAA